From Planctomicrobium piriforme, a single genomic window includes:
- a CDS encoding peptidoglycan D,D-transpeptidase FtsI family protein, whose product MPDLINKLISSLARRYELTPREVPPSEAQNSEPVASSPEVDSLPPVPNQVQEFFKTAVRCLSAATVKTGIVLAPLFRVLSLIVNRFRGPFTRVIAWLIRDTSAVDSKPASREWLLHSMVIVMAIALGVRLLCLQVFSRQIFAAKALRQQISEEPIPSRPGDLLDRQGRLLATTIAVPSLYVNPKAVKDRAQLAIDLGLALKIDPAQLQQRLDDNAGKQFLWIKRRLSDDEAAAIRELKLPSRIAGLRREFQRVYPQGHLAAHVIGLRNIDGVGRGGVEEFFDKQLRGTDGMRRFVRDARGYVLDVLEEVTQPPVDGTSLVLTIDMLMQLHVERQLDALMKKHDAHGACAIVLDPQSGEILALASRPTFDPNHPEQATPDDWKNMATSSVFEPGSTFKPMVVAWALDQGVITRDEMLHCEMGAYRMGRRILHDHHRYGTMSLADVLVKSSNIGMAKIGEKLGNEQLSLMANAFGFGRRTGVELPGELTGLLRPLEDWTSYSTGSIPMGQELAATPLQVLAAHAILANGGQRISPHLLLRTNGDRPIPRQVIVSRVVSADSANWLVTGPMVEVVQRGTGKLAKIPDVTVFGKTGTAQKAHNDERGYSSSRNLSSFVGGASAENPRLLVLVSVDEPQGADQFGGSVAAPYVAAILKTGLAVVGNKPQTAPVTLSAKPEAVE is encoded by the coding sequence ATGCCTGACCTCATCAACAAACTGATTTCGTCGCTCGCCCGACGTTACGAACTCACGCCTCGTGAAGTTCCACCATCTGAAGCACAAAATTCAGAGCCTGTTGCTTCTTCTCCTGAAGTCGATTCACTCCCACCTGTCCCGAATCAAGTTCAGGAGTTCTTCAAGACTGCCGTCCGCTGCTTGTCTGCGGCAACTGTAAAAACAGGAATCGTGCTCGCACCCTTGTTCCGCGTCCTGAGCCTCATTGTGAACCGGTTCCGGGGACCATTCACGAGAGTCATTGCCTGGCTGATCAGAGACACGTCCGCTGTCGATTCAAAACCGGCGTCGCGTGAGTGGCTGCTGCACTCGATGGTGATCGTCATGGCTATTGCCCTGGGCGTGCGATTGCTCTGCCTTCAGGTGTTCTCAAGGCAGATATTCGCCGCCAAAGCGCTCCGACAACAGATCAGCGAAGAGCCGATTCCTTCACGGCCTGGCGATCTTCTCGACCGTCAGGGACGGCTGCTTGCCACGACGATTGCCGTCCCCAGCCTGTATGTGAATCCAAAGGCGGTGAAGGACCGGGCACAGCTAGCCATCGATCTCGGGCTGGCACTGAAGATCGATCCCGCCCAGTTGCAGCAGCGACTGGATGACAATGCCGGCAAGCAGTTTCTGTGGATCAAACGCCGACTCAGCGATGACGAAGCTGCGGCGATTCGAGAGCTTAAGCTGCCGTCTCGCATTGCCGGACTTCGACGGGAATTTCAGCGAGTTTACCCGCAGGGCCATCTCGCGGCACATGTCATTGGACTGCGGAATATCGACGGCGTCGGACGGGGCGGCGTCGAGGAGTTCTTCGACAAACAACTGCGAGGCACGGACGGCATGCGAAGATTCGTCCGTGATGCCCGAGGGTACGTCCTCGACGTTCTCGAAGAAGTGACGCAGCCGCCGGTCGACGGGACATCGCTCGTCCTGACAATTGATATGCTGATGCAACTGCACGTCGAGCGGCAGTTGGACGCCTTGATGAAGAAGCATGACGCGCACGGCGCATGTGCGATTGTCCTCGATCCGCAGTCAGGCGAGATCCTGGCGCTCGCCAGCCGTCCGACGTTTGACCCCAATCATCCGGAACAGGCAACGCCGGATGACTGGAAGAACATGGCGACCTCTTCGGTGTTCGAGCCGGGGTCGACGTTCAAGCCGATGGTCGTCGCCTGGGCGCTCGATCAAGGGGTCATCACACGTGACGAGATGCTGCACTGTGAGATGGGAGCCTACCGGATGGGCCGCCGCATTCTTCACGATCATCATCGCTATGGAACGATGTCTCTGGCCGACGTGCTGGTCAAGTCGAGCAACATCGGCATGGCGAAGATCGGCGAGAAGCTCGGAAACGAACAGCTCTCACTGATGGCGAACGCCTTCGGGTTTGGCCGTCGTACCGGAGTCGAACTCCCCGGTGAACTGACAGGCTTGCTGCGGCCGCTGGAAGACTGGACCAGCTATTCGACAGGCTCGATCCCCATGGGACAAGAACTCGCCGCCACGCCACTGCAGGTGCTGGCGGCGCATGCCATCCTCGCCAACGGCGGTCAGCGAATCAGCCCGCATCTGCTGTTGCGTACGAACGGGGACCGGCCGATTCCCAGACAGGTGATCGTTTCCCGCGTCGTCAGCGCCGACTCCGCGAACTGGCTGGTGACGGGTCCGATGGTCGAGGTTGTGCAGCGCGGGACCGGGAAGCTGGCGAAGATTCCCGATGTCACGGTGTTTGGAAAGACCGGCACCGCGCAGAAGGCCCACAATGACGAACGCGGTTATTCATCGAGCCGCAACCTGAGTTCATTCGTCGGCGGCGCGAGCGCTGAGAATCCGCGACTGCTCGTCCTGGTGAGCGTGGATGAGCCGCAAGGGGCCGACCAGTTCGGCGGCAGCGTCGCCGCCCCCTACGTCGCCGCCATTCTCAAAACAGGCCTGGCCGTGGTAGGCAATAAACCGCAGACCGCCCCGGTGACGCTGTCGGCGAAGCCTGAAGCCGTCGAATAG
- a CDS encoding LysM peptidoglycan-binding domain-containing protein, whose product MGHSHSQANDSRPVRSALESTFAVRQAAGRASARPAPVNAAAATSRPVSHATAFEVEPQSSGASKIGIIAILGLLCGLGVILHQKFSDKDLGWAHWQKHTLKEVVLGQSPTPPNAPAANSNTKAPVTGSSVPPLWARSQTAETAPPRKAATTTARKDAGIQLVGHVYTENDLPNVEPTPAPAIRQTANRPAAPGLLPMNSAREVDESPRSLFAGADDLPAANSPPSRPTAPMAVAPAQSENELPSADPFGGMPTNAPQPIRRSGIQQTGGTEQPGFPEPEIMSLEPMAGAKTAPATRSTPPERLDGSFDLAPTPARPQQPPVQQQHVHQQQPIMSLDDIPTAPPSMPQHQQNTFAPPPRQPAPQNFTEPSFSSPAPKPAARQMLPPVQSQPVAVTPKEEIPSDDVYQVQSGDNYWTISRRFYGSARFFGALAEHNKNRIPDPSKMKPGMYVIVPHIEALHQAYPQLTGGGARDPGEDQPPGFFIDDNGQPGYRIGKGDTLTDIAEKHLGRSSRWVQIYGMNKDRIPDGKTLKIGSVLRLPADAAQVMLAPAEADIR is encoded by the coding sequence ATGGGACACTCTCACTCGCAAGCCAATGACAGCCGCCCCGTCCGAAGTGCGCTGGAATCCACGTTCGCGGTCCGCCAAGCTGCGGGTCGCGCGTCGGCTCGCCCCGCGCCCGTAAACGCTGCGGCTGCAACTTCCCGCCCTGTCTCTCACGCGACCGCGTTCGAAGTCGAACCGCAGTCGTCGGGGGCGTCGAAGATCGGCATCATCGCGATTCTCGGCCTGCTCTGCGGGCTGGGGGTGATTTTGCACCAGAAGTTCTCAGACAAGGATCTCGGCTGGGCGCACTGGCAGAAGCATACGCTCAAGGAAGTGGTGCTCGGACAGAGCCCGACTCCCCCGAATGCTCCCGCAGCCAACTCAAACACCAAAGCTCCTGTAACAGGAAGTAGCGTCCCCCCGTTGTGGGCTCGCAGCCAGACTGCGGAGACCGCTCCGCCTCGCAAGGCTGCCACCACCACGGCTCGCAAAGACGCCGGCATTCAACTGGTCGGGCATGTGTACACCGAAAACGACCTGCCCAACGTCGAGCCGACGCCAGCTCCAGCGATTCGCCAGACGGCCAATCGTCCCGCCGCGCCAGGCCTGCTGCCGATGAACTCTGCCCGTGAAGTGGATGAATCTCCTCGCTCACTCTTTGCCGGTGCGGACGATCTGCCTGCCGCGAACTCACCTCCCTCACGTCCGACCGCACCGATGGCAGTCGCCCCGGCACAGTCGGAGAATGAACTGCCGTCCGCTGACCCGTTTGGCGGGATGCCGACCAACGCTCCGCAGCCGATCCGTCGGAGCGGAATCCAGCAGACCGGTGGAACCGAGCAGCCCGGCTTTCCTGAACCTGAGATCATGAGCCTCGAACCAATGGCAGGTGCCAAGACAGCTCCGGCCACTCGTTCGACTCCTCCGGAACGACTTGACGGATCGTTCGATCTCGCACCGACGCCAGCCCGACCGCAGCAGCCCCCCGTCCAGCAGCAACATGTTCACCAGCAGCAGCCAATCATGTCGCTGGATGACATCCCGACCGCTCCCCCTTCCATGCCGCAGCATCAGCAGAACACTTTCGCGCCGCCCCCTCGGCAGCCGGCTCCCCAGAATTTCACCGAGCCCTCGTTTTCCAGCCCTGCTCCGAAACCAGCCGCGCGACAGATGCTGCCGCCAGTGCAGTCCCAGCCTGTCGCCGTTACGCCGAAGGAAGAAATTCCGAGCGACGACGTGTATCAGGTGCAGTCCGGCGACAATTACTGGACGATCTCGCGCCGGTTTTACGGCTCTGCCCGGTTCTTTGGAGCCTTGGCTGAACACAACAAGAACCGCATTCCCGATCCTTCGAAAATGAAACCCGGCATGTATGTCATCGTGCCGCACATTGAAGCTTTGCATCAGGCCTACCCGCAACTGACTGGCGGCGGCGCCCGTGATCCTGGTGAAGATCAGCCCCCCGGCTTCTTCATTGATGACAACGGTCAGCCTGGCTACCGCATCGGCAAAGGGGACACCCTCACCGACATCGCCGAGAAGCACCTGGGACGATCATCCCGTTGGGTGCAGATCTACGGAATGAACAAGGACCGCATTCCGGACGGGAAGACTCTCAAAATTGGCAGCGTCTTGCGACTTCCCGCCGATGCCGCCCAGGTGATGCTCGCCCCAGCCGAGGCCGACATCCGATAA
- the pyrH gene encoding UMP kinase, whose product MKTDAPSTAFKRVVLKLSGESFCREREGGISMSEVTAISRQIKAVAETGVQLAIVVGGGNILRGKQFSQVSAAIHASTAHYMGMLATVINALALQDALENEGVSTRVQSAIRMEGVAEPFIRRRCIRHLEKGRVVILAAGTGSPFVTTDTAAALRAREIGADVLMKATKVDGVYSEDPAKNPHAVRYSTITFQDTLKQNLQVMDATAIHHCMEHNIPILVFDFGRDGNILRAIQGERIGTIVHNAGSPPL is encoded by the coding sequence ATGAAGACGGATGCTCCCTCGACCGCGTTCAAGCGGGTGGTTTTGAAACTCAGCGGCGAAAGTTTCTGCCGTGAACGCGAAGGGGGGATCAGCATGTCCGAAGTGACAGCGATCTCCCGCCAGATCAAAGCGGTCGCCGAGACCGGCGTGCAACTTGCCATCGTGGTTGGGGGCGGAAACATTCTCCGCGGCAAGCAGTTCTCCCAGGTCAGCGCGGCGATTCATGCCTCGACGGCCCACTACATGGGCATGCTGGCGACCGTGATCAACGCTCTGGCGCTGCAAGACGCCCTCGAAAACGAAGGGGTCTCGACCCGCGTGCAGTCCGCCATCCGCATGGAAGGGGTCGCCGAGCCGTTCATTCGTCGCCGCTGTATCCGACATCTGGAAAAAGGTCGCGTGGTGATCCTCGCCGCAGGCACCGGCAGCCCGTTCGTGACGACCGACACCGCGGCCGCACTGCGTGCCCGAGAAATCGGCGCCGACGTGCTGATGAAAGCCACCAAAGTCGACGGCGTCTATTCCGAAGACCCGGCCAAGAACCCGCACGCCGTCCGCTATTCGACGATCACCTTCCAGGACACTCTCAAGCAAAACCTGCAGGTGATGGACGCCACTGCGATTCACCACTGCATGGAACACAACATCCCGATTCTGGTGTTCGATTTCGGCCGCGATGGCAACATCCTGCGAGCCATTCAGGGCGAACGGATCGGGACGATCGTCCACAACGCCGGCTCGCCGCCGCTTTGA